Proteins found in one Moritella sp. F3 genomic segment:
- a CDS encoding LysR family transcriptional regulator, which translates to MDKFSDMTMFVSIVKHQGLAAAGRDMGLSPATMTARLQALEERYAVKLLNRSTRHIALTDAGELYYQAALEIIASVHETENRLQNVVEDVKGSLKVSAPKDIGKQYIQPILSDFSNRYPDVVPYLYLNDRISNIAESGIDIVIRYGELADSSLISRRLSSSWRVLCASPEYLAKRGVPLTPEALVDHDCLVMLRGNEELKTWHFQQQEHKTTITVAAKRLSDDGEVIRLWTLAGAGIALKSIVDVQDDINSGRLVTVLDGYMKNFNTSRSVSSADLNVIYTSKQYQPKRIRLFLDFLFEKFNNMTQQ; encoded by the coding sequence ATGGATAAATTTTCTGATATGACTATGTTTGTCAGCATTGTTAAACACCAAGGTTTAGCGGCTGCTGGGCGTGACATGGGGCTCTCTCCCGCGACAATGACCGCAAGATTACAAGCATTAGAAGAAAGATATGCAGTGAAGTTATTGAATCGAAGCACTCGACATATTGCATTAACCGATGCTGGCGAACTTTATTATCAGGCTGCGCTGGAAATAATCGCTAGTGTTCATGAGACTGAAAACCGCTTACAAAATGTGGTCGAAGACGTTAAGGGCTCACTCAAAGTGTCGGCGCCAAAGGATATAGGTAAGCAATATATTCAGCCTATATTATCCGACTTCTCTAACCGTTATCCCGATGTCGTGCCTTATTTATACCTCAATGATCGGATATCAAATATTGCTGAATCAGGGATTGATATCGTTATTCGTTATGGTGAATTGGCTGATAGTAGTCTTATATCAAGGCGGCTGTCATCAAGTTGGCGAGTATTGTGTGCATCACCGGAATATTTAGCAAAGCGTGGTGTGCCTTTAACACCTGAAGCGTTAGTTGATCATGATTGCTTAGTTATGTTACGTGGGAACGAAGAGTTAAAAACTTGGCATTTCCAACAACAAGAACATAAAACAACAATAACAGTGGCTGCAAAACGGTTGTCTGATGATGGTGAGGTTATTAGGCTGTGGACATTAGCAGGGGCGGGGATAGCACTTAAATCCATTGTTGATGTGCAAGATGATATTAATAGTGGGCGCCTTGTGACAGTGCTTGATGGCTATATGAAGAACTTTAATACATCAAGGTCCGTATCGAGTGCTGACTTAAATGTGATTTATACCAGCAAGCAGTATCAACCAAAACGCATTCGCTTGTTCCTGGATTTTTTGTTTGAGAAATTCAACAATATGACTCAGCAATGA
- a CDS encoding hemolysin III family protein, producing MSPRPITSPTPIIATADTIAAPYGVKEEAANTWSHLFGALLSIAALIALLIPSIEQADPWRIASFSIYGISMFLLFFASSVYHYATNPATKAKLKTLDHCAIFLLIAGTYTPLLLIELRGALGWSIFAVVWSMAIIGIIAKLYWAERFKKVSLFFYLIMGWLIVFAGDELLGKLDTGALYWLFAGGLAYSIGAIFYANKRIPYNHAIWHIFVLLGSACHFVTIYLYVLPVNH from the coding sequence ATGTCACCGAGACCGATAACAAGTCCGACACCAATAATCGCAACCGCAGACACCATTGCCGCACCTTATGGCGTCAAAGAAGAAGCCGCAAACACTTGGTCGCATCTCTTTGGTGCCTTACTCAGTATTGCCGCACTTATTGCACTATTAATACCATCAATCGAACAAGCAGATCCTTGGCGTATTGCCAGCTTTAGTATTTATGGCATTTCTATGTTCTTATTGTTTTTTGCTTCAAGTGTTTATCATTATGCGACTAACCCTGCGACGAAAGCGAAATTAAAAACACTCGACCATTGTGCTATTTTCTTGCTCATTGCAGGGACTTATACACCATTACTCTTGATTGAACTACGTGGGGCACTCGGTTGGAGTATCTTTGCAGTTGTTTGGTCAATGGCAATCATTGGCATCATCGCAAAGCTCTATTGGGCTGAACGCTTTAAAAAAGTATCGTTATTCTTCTATCTTATTATGGGCTGGTTAATTGTCTTTGCTGGTGATGAGCTATTAGGTAAGTTAGATACTGGTGCGCTGTATTGGCTGTTTGCTGGCGGACTTGCTTATTCAATTGGTGCGATCTTTTATGCCAATAAACGTATTCCATATAACCACGCTATTTGGCATATATTTGTATTACTCGGTAGTGCTTGTCATTTTGTGACAATTTACCTTTATGTATTACCCGTTAATCACTAG
- a CDS encoding nitrate reductase, producing MQKLKQQPKWVKTTCPYCGTGCGVEAQVNQDNSVTIRGDESHPTNLGNLCSKGLTLADTLVPEGRLTECYIRGQAQSMETTLSYVASSFNKVIAEHGPDAVAFYVSGQLLTEDYYIANKLMKGFIGSSNIDSNSRLCMSSAVVAHKRAFGEDAVPACYADIEAAEHICLVGSNLAWCHPILFRRIKQAKMANPNLKITVIDPRRTDTCDITDLHLAIRPGTDVALYNGLLEFLDQENACDLTYIVEHTEGFEEALKSAYQSTPSWGELAEFCNLELDTMLDFFRRFTDIDKTLTLFSQGVNQSTSGTNKVNAIINCHLATGRVGKPGASPFSVTGQPNAMGGREVGGLASMLAAHMDFTPESHAVVSEFWHTDKLATKNGAKAIDMFDQVHQGKIKAIWIMGTNPVVSLPDSDKIQQALLNCPLVVVSDCIAKSDTIACADVLLPAQGWGEKTGTVTNSERCISRQRGFLSSVGEAKADWWLLAEVAKRMGFTKDFSFESEADVFTEYAQMTGFKQDTLPRGLDIAVLAEQDYDQHKPMQWPIKGNKSQVRLFTDGQFSTPSGKANFIALYHKSAASSVCQDYPMILNTGRNRDQWHSMSRTGLATKLNGHMPEPLLSINPLDLTERSIADGSLVAVESLQGKLLVRAHATVSQNSGELFLPIHWSRQNASAGAISSLVAGHTDPLSGQPENKYTPVSVSTWSHASRAALWSQRRLQVAKILPMVDYWVERRLEQGFLYYLASVTAPAEFFQQLKLALHNSYMTKQVDYENVAEQKYRFAMSFQENLDISLMVTPANDIDDDTWLASLTLLTPDIGLRATLKGEAKTPPSRMICACHQVTEYDIIEAVKAGADTVEAVGGCSKAGTGCGSCIPEIKRVMASCAIDVTLVD from the coding sequence ATGCAAAAGCTAAAGCAACAACCCAAATGGGTTAAAACCACATGTCCTTATTGCGGCACCGGTTGCGGTGTCGAAGCGCAAGTAAATCAAGATAATTCAGTCACGATCCGTGGTGATGAATCTCACCCTACCAATTTAGGTAATCTTTGCTCAAAAGGATTAACGCTAGCCGATACCCTAGTCCCAGAAGGACGTCTTACCGAATGTTATATTCGTGGTCAAGCGCAGAGTATGGAAACCACATTAAGCTATGTCGCCTCTTCATTTAATAAGGTGATCGCTGAGCATGGCCCAGATGCCGTTGCCTTTTATGTATCAGGGCAGCTACTTACCGAAGACTATTATATTGCCAATAAATTGATGAAAGGCTTCATCGGCAGTAGCAATATCGATTCTAATTCTCGTTTGTGTATGTCTTCTGCCGTAGTTGCGCATAAGCGTGCCTTTGGTGAAGATGCTGTCCCCGCTTGCTATGCAGATATCGAAGCTGCCGAGCATATATGTTTAGTCGGTTCGAATTTAGCTTGGTGCCATCCCATTTTATTTCGCCGAATAAAACAGGCAAAAATGGCGAATCCAAACTTAAAAATTACCGTGATTGATCCACGTCGAACCGATACGTGTGATATTACCGATCTACATTTAGCCATTCGTCCGGGGACGGATGTGGCGTTGTATAATGGCTTGTTGGAGTTTTTGGACCAAGAGAATGCTTGCGATCTTACCTATATCGTCGAGCATACTGAAGGATTTGAAGAGGCTCTAAAATCTGCATACCAATCAACACCAAGCTGGGGAGAGTTAGCTGAATTTTGTAATCTTGAACTCGATACTATGTTGGATTTTTTCCGTCGTTTTACCGATATCGATAAAACCCTCACCTTATTTAGCCAAGGGGTGAACCAGTCAACCAGTGGTACCAACAAAGTAAACGCGATTATTAACTGCCATTTAGCGACAGGACGTGTCGGTAAACCGGGGGCAAGTCCATTTTCAGTGACCGGTCAACCAAATGCGATGGGCGGCCGCGAAGTTGGTGGTCTTGCAAGTATGTTAGCGGCGCACATGGATTTTACGCCAGAGAGTCATGCTGTGGTGAGTGAGTTCTGGCATACCGATAAGTTGGCTACCAAAAATGGTGCTAAAGCGATCGACATGTTTGATCAAGTGCATCAGGGGAAGATCAAAGCGATTTGGATCATGGGCACGAATCCAGTGGTAAGTTTGCCTGATTCAGACAAAATTCAGCAGGCGTTATTAAATTGTCCGCTGGTGGTTGTGTCTGATTGCATTGCTAAGTCAGATACGATTGCTTGTGCTGATGTACTGTTACCTGCACAAGGCTGGGGTGAAAAAACTGGTACAGTGACAAATTCAGAACGCTGTATATCACGCCAACGTGGCTTCCTATCAAGTGTTGGTGAAGCAAAAGCAGATTGGTGGTTATTAGCGGAAGTCGCTAAACGCATGGGCTTTACCAAGGACTTTAGCTTTGAGTCAGAGGCTGATGTGTTTACTGAATATGCGCAGATGACAGGCTTTAAACAAGATACTTTACCAAGGGGTTTAGATATTGCTGTATTAGCTGAACAAGATTATGACCAGCATAAACCGATGCAGTGGCCGATAAAAGGCAACAAGTCACAAGTGCGGTTATTCACCGATGGTCAGTTTTCGACGCCGTCAGGTAAAGCGAACTTTATTGCGCTTTACCACAAATCAGCAGCAAGTTCAGTTTGCCAAGATTATCCGATGATCTTAAATACCGGTCGTAATCGAGACCAATGGCACAGTATGAGTCGTACCGGTTTAGCCACCAAGCTTAATGGGCATATGCCTGAGCCGTTATTGTCGATTAACCCGCTAGATTTAACAGAACGTAGTATTGCTGATGGCAGCTTAGTTGCGGTTGAAAGTTTACAAGGTAAGTTATTAGTGCGTGCGCATGCGACAGTAAGTCAAAACTCAGGTGAATTATTTCTACCTATTCATTGGAGTCGTCAAAATGCCAGTGCAGGGGCTATATCAAGTCTCGTCGCGGGGCATACCGACCCATTATCGGGGCAACCAGAAAATAAATACACACCAGTGAGTGTCAGTACATGGTCACATGCATCGCGCGCTGCGTTGTGGAGTCAACGCCGCCTGCAAGTGGCTAAGATATTGCCTATGGTGGATTACTGGGTTGAACGTCGTTTAGAGCAGGGTTTTCTATATTATCTTGCTAGTGTTACTGCTCCTGCTGAATTCTTCCAACAATTAAAACTCGCTCTACATAACAGTTATATGACTAAGCAAGTTGATTACGAGAATGTGGCAGAGCAGAAATACCGTTTTGCCATGAGCTTTCAAGAGAACCTTGATATTAGCTTAATGGTGACACCTGCTAACGACATTGACGATGATACCTGGTTAGCTAGTTTAACCTTGTTGACGCCCGATATTGGTTTACGTGCCACGTTAAAGGGGGAAGCTAAAACACCGCCAAGCCGGATGATATGTGCGTGTCATCAAGTGACAGAATATGACATTATTGAAGCCGTAAAAGCAGGTGCTGATACGGTTGAAGCTGTTGGTGGTTGCAGTAAAGCTGGCACGGGTTGTGGTTCGTGTATTCCTGAGATTAAACGGGTAATGGCAAGTTGTGCGATTGACGTTACGCTAGTGGATTAA
- a CDS encoding MFS transporter: MIEKEKMPFQVWILTLAAFAIGTAEFVIAGILPQIAVSLSITEGQAGYLISAYALAIVIGGPILTIYLARFNKKAVLTGLMVLFILGNILSALAPTYELLLVSRVIAGLVQGPFYGIGAVVATNLVSEKMAGRAVGQMFAGLTLANVLGVPAGTWISLQFGWHNTFLTVAAFGAVAMVFILMSIKSTGHGEAKNIKAQLMAFKNPMLLMSLAITAFAWSGFMTLYGYIAPIAMHITGYGEDAVTWILVIVGLGLIIGNTLGSRSADKNLNKASLFWAIAMILSLVLVGLVIDNEILFVIAAFIFGIASFANVPAMQLRVMNHGGEGQELAATANISAFNLANAFGGILGGIVLDSSMGASMIPYAAIIVPVIGLLFITKVNKSTLNG, encoded by the coding sequence ATGATTGAAAAAGAAAAAATGCCTTTCCAGGTTTGGATATTGACACTCGCCGCATTTGCGATTGGCACCGCAGAGTTTGTTATCGCCGGTATTCTACCGCAAATAGCAGTATCACTTTCCATAACAGAGGGTCAGGCTGGTTACTTAATCAGTGCTTATGCGTTAGCCATTGTCATTGGCGGGCCGATCTTAACGATATATTTAGCGCGTTTTAATAAAAAAGCGGTACTGACTGGGTTAATGGTGCTGTTTATCCTCGGTAATATACTGTCTGCTTTGGCACCAACCTACGAATTATTATTAGTGAGCCGTGTCATTGCCGGACTGGTACAGGGTCCATTTTATGGCATTGGTGCGGTTGTAGCAACAAACCTGGTATCAGAAAAAATGGCTGGTCGCGCTGTAGGTCAAATGTTTGCAGGTCTAACGCTGGCCAATGTACTCGGCGTGCCAGCAGGTACTTGGATCAGCTTGCAGTTCGGCTGGCACAACACGTTTCTGACAGTTGCTGCATTCGGTGCAGTGGCCATGGTTTTCATTCTAATGTCGATCAAATCAACTGGTCATGGCGAAGCTAAGAATATTAAAGCCCAGCTTATGGCATTCAAAAATCCCATGTTATTAATGAGTTTAGCGATCACTGCTTTTGCATGGTCGGGTTTCATGACGCTATACGGATATATTGCACCTATCGCGATGCACATTACCGGTTATGGCGAAGATGCGGTTACTTGGATCTTAGTGATTGTCGGTCTCGGTCTCATCATAGGTAACACCCTAGGTAGCCGTTCAGCAGACAAAAATCTCAACAAAGCATCGCTATTCTGGGCCATAGCTATGATCCTTTCATTAGTATTAGTCGGTTTAGTTATTGATAACGAAATACTTTTTGTCATCGCCGCATTTATATTCGGCATAGCATCGTTTGCCAATGTACCTGCAATGCAACTTCGAGTCATGAATCACGGCGGCGAAGGTCAAGAGTTAGCGGCCACAGCAAATATCTCGGCATTCAATTTGGCCAACGCATTCGGCGGCATCCTTGGCGGTATCGTGCTTGATAGCAGTATGGGGGCGAGCATGATCCCTTACGCTGCCATCATCGTTCCCGTGATTGGCTTACTGTTCATCACTAAAGTAAACAAATCCACATTAAACGGCTAA